DNA from Spirochaetota bacterium:
TCATCTCATTGACAATGAGGCTCCTCACCAGGTCCCTGGTGAATTCCTCATCTGGTCCGAGGTGGTATCCCGAGGCCTCTGCTTCTTTACGGAGCCTCTGGTAGAGCCTGTCAACGTCTTCGTCGGTGATATTCAGTACCTGCGTCATTTAAGGAGCCCCCGGATCTTTTCCTCGTCAAATCCAACTATGCACTTTTCATTGTTTATTACCAGGGTCGGAAAAGAACACTGGGGATTCCATTGTCGGATGTCATCCTTCACCAGGGCGTTTTCACCACTCTCCAGGAGATCGACATAAACATAGGAATATTCAATTTTTAACTCATCCAGGAGTGTTCTCGCTTTTTTGCACCAGATGCAGGTGCTGAGGGCGTACAGAACTATGGAACCTATGTTTTTTCCTTCAACATGGATCAGTTGGGCCATGAAATGGCTCCTCCTTTTTAGTGTTATATTATCTTTAATAAATAAGAATTTTAATATAATCTGTCTACTATAGTAAACTCTTATAAGATATCAATTATTATATCACACACTGCTTTAATTCTTTTAATAGTTTTGCTGCAATGCTTAATAATCAACGATATTTACCGCCGTCACC
Protein-coding regions in this window:
- a CDS encoding glutaredoxin family protein; its protein translation is MAQLIHVEGKNIGSIVLYALSTCIWCKKARTLLDELKIEYSYVYVDLLESGENALVKDDIRQWNPQCSFPTLVINNEKCIVGFDEEKIRGLLK